TGTAACTTGGCATCAATCAACCTTTCACGTATCCATACAAAAGAGGATATCGATAGAATCGTACCGGTTGCTATCCGTGCTCTTGATAACGTTATCGATCTTAACTTTTATCCTGTTGAGAAAGTAAAACGTACTAACATGAGAAGCCGCTCAATCGGTCTTGGTGTTATGGGTGAAGCACAAATGTTAGCAGAAGCCGGCATAGAGTGGGGAAGCCAGCAACACTTCGATAAAGTAGATGAAGTTATGGAGGCTGTTTGTTATAACGCTATCTCTGCTTCATCTGATCTTGCAGTTGAAAAAGGTTCATATCCGGAATTTGAAGGAAGTAAATGGTCTCAAGGGATCTTCCCTCAAGATCATGCAAATGCAGATGTACTCAACTTAGTTGACCGTGGTGGACTATTTGCTTCATCGTATGAGTGGGATGAGCTAAGAACTAAAGTTAAATCTCAAGGGATGAGAAACGGTTATCTAATGGCTGTAGCACCTACAAGTTCTATTTCGATTCTTACAGGTACTACACAAGCAATTGAGCCTGTATTTAAACGTAAATGGTTTGAAGAGAACTTAAGCGGACTTATCCCTGTAGTTGTACCGAAACTCTCACCTGAGACTTGGGCTTACTATACGCCGGCATACGATCTGAATCAAACAGTTTTAATTAAAGCTGCTGCGATCAGACAAAAATGGATCGATCAAGGGCAATCGCTTAACATCTTTATCACTCTAGATAAAGCAAGCGGTAAATACTTAAACGAGATCTATATGTTAGCATGGAAGTTAGGTCTAAAATCGACATACTACCTAAGAAGTCAATCACCTGAAGTGAAAAACGATGTTGAAGACCGTTCTATGGAATGTGTAGGGTGTCAATAAGATGAAACCACTAACACAAACAGGACTCACAGAATTTCTAGAGAGATTTGAGAATTTTAAAGGGGCAGAGTTACGTTCAGTAGAGGTAATAAACCCTTTTGAGATCAAAGTGGTTCTAGCAACGCAAGATAAAGCTAGAGCGTTTGACTGGATCACGATTGAGTTACTATTTAGTGAAGTGGAAGCTGCAAATCTTGTAGAAGATAATCAGTTAAATTTTATAGATATGGAAAATGGTGCAAGCATCATTTACGAAGAGAATAAATTTGCATTTGGTATTGGAGAGTGCTATAATATTTCAACCATAAAGAGTTCATCTTTATATCTAATTTCCAATACTCTTAAATATCAAGAGGGACAATTTTAAAGGATACAAATGAGTTATCAAGTCACAGGTACTTTATACGGTTTCGATAATCTACGTAACGTAGAGATTAAAGAGATAGACGAGTTGTTTTCAACAATGGTAGATGTGAATGATGAAAATGTATCTTTTACACTTGTGAAACCAAACTTACTTAGAGAGTATGCCTTTGATCTACCTGCAGATGTAAAAGCGCTTTTAGACATAACTGAAAGCTCTACAGTTAGTGTTTATAACATCTTGATCATTCAAAAACCGCT
Above is a window of Sulfurimonas marina DNA encoding:
- the fliW gene encoding flagellar assembly protein FliW translates to MSYQVTGTLYGFDNLRNVEIKEIDELFSTMVDVNDENVSFTLVKPNLLREYAFDLPADVKALLDITESSTVSVYNILIIQKPLEKSTINFLAPLIINHDNNYLAQAILDPKKYPNYDIAESIESFKS